A window of Chryseobacterium sp. IHB B 17019 genomic DNA:
AGAACCTGATCATCTTAGCCAGAAACCGGAAGATTTAGACACCAAAACCTATTTGGGTTCGTTCCGAAAAGTAAGAAATGCTTATCCTTTGATGGCGGTTGGTGGCGTTTATGACCACCAGAGAGCGACAACGAGAGACAAAAGAGTGTTCATTCTCACAAGATCAGCATTTGCCGGTCAGCAGAGATATGGGGCCAATACATGGTCAGGTGATGTTAATTCTTCGTGGGAATCTTTACGGAATCAGGTTCCGGCAGGTCTGAATTTTACCCTCACTGGAAATCCTAATTTCAATTCGGACATCGGCGGATTCTTTGCCGGAACGTATAAAAAAGGCTGGAATGAAAGTTCAGGATCAAAAAATCCGATGTTTCAGGAACTGTATGTTCGCTGGCTGCAATATGGAACATTTACCCCGATGATGCGTTCACACGGAACCGATGTGCCGAGAGAAATTTATCAGTTCGGGAAAAAAGGAGAACCAATATATGATGCCGTTGAAAAATTTATCAGGTTAAGATACAGTTTGCTGCCTTATATGTATTCCGTTTCTTGGGATGTTTCTAAAAATCAGTCAAGTTTTATGAGACTGCTTGCAATGGATTTTTCAGCAGATAAAAAGACCTGGAACATCAATAATGAATATATGTTTGGAAAATCCTTCCTGGTTGCTCCTGTACTGAATGCACAATATACTCCTGAAAAAATAGTAAAGACAAACGAGCAAGATGGTTGGGATAAAAAAGAAGAAACTAAAAAAGGGGCTTCCGCTGCTGATGTAGATTTCACACAGAATAAATCGGTCAAAGTCTATCTCCCATCCGGTTCTGTATGGTTTGATTACTGGACGAATGCAAAGCACAAGGGTGGGCAGGAAATTGAAAAAACAGTCAATATCCAAAATATTCCATTGTATGTAAAAGGTGGAAGTATTATTCCTTTCGGGCCTGATGTTCAATATGCAACTGAGAAAAAATGGGATAATTTAACCTTAAAAATCTATCCGGGTTCAGATGCCGATTTTGTTTTATATGAAGACGAATTCGACAATTACAATTACGAGAAAGGAGATTACACAGAAATACCAATGCATTGGAATGAAAAATCCCAGACACTTACCATAAATGCCCGAAAAGGAAAATACAAAGGAATGATTGAAAACAGAAACTTCATCATTATTCTTCCAAATGGTCAGCAAAAAACGGTGACTTATTCGGGTAAAAATAGTAAAGTGATGTTCTAAAATAAGATAATTAACTCTTGACATACCAAGATAAACTAGATTATTCTAACTATTAATGAAAAATATTCGGTTATGATTAAGAAAACACTCTTAAAATATACTTTAAACATAGGATTATTGTTTGGCGGGTCGTGGCTTTCTGCGCAAAATCCTGTTATTCAGACAAAATTCACGGCAGATCCGGCACCGATGGTTTACAAGGACACTGTTTTTCTATACACAAGCCACGACGAAGATGATGCATTTGGATTTAAAATGAAAGACTGGTTGCTGTACACCTCAACTGATATGGTCAACTGGACCGATCACGGTGTTGTAGCTTCTCTAAAGGATTTTAAATGGACCGATCCCGAAAATGGAGCCTGGGCACCTCAGGTCATCGAAAGAAACGGCAAGTTTTATATATATTGCCCGATGCCCGGACAACGAGGAATCGGGGTTTTGGTGGCAGACAGTCCGTATGGTCCTTTTAAAGATCCTATCGGGAAACCTCTTGTGAAAAATTCCAGTGACGATATCGATCCAACCGTACTCATCGATGATGACGGACAGGCTTATCTGTACTGGGGAAATCCTAATTTATGGTATGTAAAGCTGAATAAAGATATGATTTCCGTGGACGGATCTATTGTAAAAGACCCGTCGATTGCCAAAGTAAAAGATGCTCCCGATCCTTTTCACTATCAGGAAGGTCCCTGGGTCTGGCAACGCAACGGAAACTATTATATGGCATATGCTTCAACGTGCTGTCCTGAAGGAATCGGGTATGCAATGGGCAAATCGGCAACCGGTCCGTGGGAATACAGAGGAATGATTATGGACAGCGACAAACGCTCCAACGGAAATCATCCCGGAATTATTGATTATAAAGGAAAAACTTACGTTTTCGGTTTCAATTACAATCTGGGAAAACAAACAATAAGCAAGCATTACGAGCGCCGTTCCATCTGTGTAAGCGAAATGATTTATAATGCCGATGGCACCATTCAAAAATTACCTTTTTGGAATCCGGAAGGCGTAAAAAGAATTGGAGTTTTAAATCCTTACAATAAAGTTGAAGCGGAAACCATGGCTTACAGTGAAGGCTTGAAAACAGAAAAAATGACCGAATGGGAAAGGAATAATCCCTACGATACCGGCAAAAAAATAACGGATCGTCTTGTTGTTTCATCAATTAACAATGGAGATTATATCAAAGTTCAGGGCGTTGATTTTTCGAAAGGAACAAAATTCCTGGAAATATCAGTTGCCTCAATGAATGGCGGAAGCATAGAAATCCATACTGATGTATTGGACGGACCGATATCAGGAACCGTTCAGGTAACAGGAAAGGCTGAAGGCGACCTCTTCAAAACGATTAAATCTCCGGTGAAAAATATAACAGGCGTTCACGATGTATACTTTGTATTTAAAGGAAACAAAGACCTTTTCTACTTCGACTGGTGGAAATTCAGTTCAAATTAAAGTATTTATCATAGAAATATTTAAAAATGAAGAATAATACCATAAAATTGATAATAAGTAGTTTACTGATGGGTTGCGCAGGAATTGTAACCGCGCAAAACCCCATCATTCAGACCGCCTATACTGCAGATCCTGCTCCGATGGTTTACAACGATCGATTATATGTTTACACGACGCACGATGAAGACGATTCTACATGGTTTACGATGAACAACTGGAAGGTATTTTCTACCAATGATATGGTGAACTGGACAGATCATGGCGTGATTCTTTCCTACAACGATTTCGATTGGGCAAAACGTGATGCCTGGGCAGCGCAGTGTATCGAAAGAAACGGAAAATTTTTTATGTATGTTCCGATGATCTCCAAAACCAATAATAAAGGTGCGATTGGAGTAGCGGTTGCCGATAGTCCGTTTGGGCCATTCCACGATCCGCTGGGAAAACCTTTAGTTCAGAGCGAATGGGGTGATATCGACCCAACAGTTTTTATTGATGATGATGGTCAGGCGCATATGTACTGGGGAAATCCGAAACTTAAATATGTAAAGCTGAATGAAAATATGATTTCCTATTCCGGTGATATTGTTGAGGTTCCGATGACTGAAGAAGCTTTCGGCAAAAGAGAAGGAAATCCCGAAAGACCTACCAAATATGAAGAAGGTCCGTGGCTGTACAAACGTAAAAATTTATATTATCTGTTCTGGCCGGGCGGTCCGCTTCCTGAATTTATAGGCTATTCGACGAGCAAAAGTGCACAAGGTCCGTGGAAATATGGCGGAATTATAATGCCTGCGGAAGGAAAATCCTTTACCAATCATCCCGGAGTGATTGATTTCAGGGGTAAAACCTACTTTTTCTATCACAACGGCGCATTGCCGGGAGGAAGCGGATTCACAAGATCAGTAAGTGTTCAGGAGCTTAATTTCAATAAAGACGGTTCCATTTCATCTTTTAAAATGACCAACGGCATTATGAAAGCAATTGCAGCCATTAATCCTTATTCATTCAATCAGGCGGAAATGATTGCCTGGTCAGAGAATGTAAAATCGTATCAGAACAAAACGGCGGGCGTTTTCATCAAAGCAAAGAAAAACGGTGCTTACTCAAGTGTGAAAAATGTTGATTTCGGAAAAGACGGCGCAACGACTTTTTCTGCAAGAGTCGGAACTACACATAACAGCGGTGTCACCATGGATGTTCGTTTAGACAGTCTGGACGGACCAATTGCCGCAACTGTAAAAGTTCCACTGACCGGTGGCGATGATCGTTTTGAAACGGTTACAGTTAACGTATCCAACAAAATTGCAGGCCTTCACAATCTTTATTTCGTCTTCAATGGTAAAGCGGAAAAAGATATCATGTTTCTTGATTATTGGTTGTTTTCAAAATAATTTTAAAATGAAAAAAGTAACACTCGTATTTCTATTATTCATAAGCTTCTGTCTTTTATCGGAAGTTAAAGCGCAGGTCACGGAAGTCTCCAGTCCGGACGGTAAGCTGAAGCTGAATGTATTTTCAGAAGGAGGAAAAGCAATGTACTCTGTAAGTTTTCAGGGAAAAACAATGCTCGACAAATCTCCGTTGGGACTGATCACTAATGAATCGGATTTTTCTAAGAATTTAAAATTCATCAACACTAAAAAGGATTTAATTTCCAAAAAGTACAGCAACGAAAAAATAAAAAAATCTGACATTGAGTATAAAGCGAATACGTTGACCGTCAATTTCATGAATGCAGATCAGTTCAATATCGGAATTGAGTTTCAGATTAGTGATAATAATATTGCCTTCCGATATGATATTCCGCCAATGAAAGACCGTTTCAGCGCTGTTGTACAATCGGAAGTTACAGGATACAGGTTTCCAGCTCAGACTACAACATTCCTATCGCCCATGATGAAGCCGATGACTGGTTTTGCCCGAACAGCACCAAGCTACGAGAGCGGTTATAAAGCTGATGCGGAATTGGGGACGAAAGCCGATTACGGTTACGTTTTCCCCGGGCTTTTTCATATCGGAAACGAGGGCTGGGTTTTACTTTCGGAGACCGGAGTGAACAGTTTGTATTGTGCTTCTCATCTTGAAACCACTTCAGATAAAAATCTTTACCGAGTTGCTTATCCGGATACGGCAGAAAACAATGGTTTCGGAAGTTCGGGATCAGCGATTTCTCTTCCGGGAAAAACACCGTGGAGAACGATTACGATTGGAGATTCGTTGAAGCCTATTGTGGAAACTACCATTCCTTTTGATGTGGTAGAGCCGCTTTACGAGCCTTCACAGAAATATCAGTTTGGACGTTCTACCTGGAGCTGGATTCTATGGCAGGATAACAGTATGAACTATGATGATCAAAGTCTGTTTATTGATTTGGCATCAAAACTCGGTTATGAATTCATTTTAATTGATGCGCTTTGGGATAAGAATATTGGGAAAGACAGGATGAAAGAACTCATTCAGTATGCAAAATCTAAAAATGTTGGAGTATTGCTTTGGTACAATTCCAACGGAGCCGCCAACGATGCGCCGATGGGACCGAGAAACAAAATGAGCAGTTCTGTCGAACGCAAAAAAGAAATGAAATGGCTGAAGGAATTTGGTGTAAAAGGCCTGAAAGTCGATTTCTTCGGAGGTGACAAACAGGAAACCATGCGTCTGTATGAAGATATTTTATCTGATGCCAACGATTTTGGTCTGACTATTATTTTCCACGGCGCCACTTTACCGAGAGGTTGGGAAGTAATGTACCCGAATTATGCAGGAAGTGAAGCCGTTTTAGCCTCAGAAATGCTTTATTTTTCAGAAGATGTCCGCAAGCAGGAAGCTTTTTTTGCCACCCTGCATCCGTTTATCAGAAATACGGTCGGAAGTATGGAATTTGGCGGAACTTTTCTCAATAGATTTTTAACGAAATCCAACAAGGATAAAAATAAAAGATTGACGACCGACGGATTTCAGTTAGCCACAGCCGTTCTTTTTCAGAATCCCATTCAGATGTTTGCGGTAATGCCGAACAATCTCACCGATGTTCCAAAATTCCAGCTTGATTTTATGAAAAGTATTCCGACGCTTTGGGATGAAACAATTTTCATCGACGGCTATCCAGGGAAATATTCGGTGATCGCAAGAAGACATCAGGATCAATGGTACGTGGCAGGAGTGAATGCAGAAAAAACGGTGAAAAAATTGAAGATTAATCTCCCAATGTTAGTTAATAAAAATCTGGAATTAATTAATGATGATAAAAATGAAGCCACGTTTAAAAAATCAGTTTCAGTCAATAAAAAAGGAGAGTTTGAAATTGAAATTCAGCCGAATGGAGGATTTGTGTTGACAAATTAATGCAGGAATAATTTGGGCAGCTTTATCCGTCTTCCACTCCCGCTTTTTTGCTCGTCGTTCCTCCTCACAAAAAGAGCTCCGTTCAAGCCGGGCTGCGTGCAATTCGCAACTGATAAATGTTAACTTAAACCTTATAGGTTTTCAAAACCTATAAGGTTTCAATAAGATAAAAAGATAAAGATTATGAACAGATTAACGATACTATTTTTCTTTGTACTGTTGTTTGGTGCTTATTCTCATATAAAGGCAACCGAACGGTTTATCACAACAGAGAAGACTAACGAATCCATTCTTCTGAAAGACAAATCAGTCAGCATTTCAATATTTACAAACAATAACATCGACGCAGGAATTATGAGAGCGGTCAAAAATCTGCAGTCTGATTTTGAGAAAGTCACGGGAACTCAGCCCACATTTTTAAATCAGATTTCCGGAATCAATTCTCCTTTAATTATCATCGGAACAGTCGGAACAAAATCGGTGATTGATGATTTAATCAAACAGAAAAAGATCGATGGGAAATCATTAAACGGAAAAACAGAAAAGTACATCATCCAGAATGTAAGTAATCCGTTTCCGGGCGTTTCGGAAGCCATTGTGATAGCAGGTAGCGACAAGAGAGGAACCATTTACGGAATTTACGAAATGTCACAGCAGATTGGCGTTTCGCCCTGGAATTACTGGGCCGATGTTCCGGTTGAAACGAAAGAAAATTTATATTTCAAAAAAGGAATTTATACCGATGGAGAACCCGCCGTAGAATACCGCGGAATTTTCCTGAATGACGAAGAACCTTCACTCGGAGGCTGGGCAAGAGCCACTTTTGGCGGGATTAATTCTAAGTTTTACGAAAAGGTTTTTGAACTGATCCTTCGTCTGAAAGGTAACTATCTGTGGCCTGCCATGTGGGGGAAAGCATTTTACGACGATGATGCTTTGAGCGGACCATTAGCTAATGAAATGGGAATCGTAATGGGAACTTCACATCACGAGCCGATGGCGCAGGCGCAGACCGACTGGCACCGGTATATCAAAAGAAATAACCTTCCGAATGTCTGGGATTATTCTAAAAACTCTAAAGTGTTGCAGGAATTCTGGAAAGCCGGAATTGTAAGAAGTAAAAACTGGGAAAAGCTGGTCACAGTGGGAATGCGTGGCGACGGCGATGAGGCGATGGGAGAGGGAACCAATATTTCTTTGCTTGAAAACATCGTTAGAGATCAGCGCAAAATCATCCAGGATGTTACAGGTAAAAATCCAAGCAAAACGCCGCAGGTCTGGGCTTTGTACAAAGAAGTCCAGGACTATTATGACAAAGGAATGAGAGTTCCGGATGATGTAATTCTATTGTTTTGTGATGACAACTGGGGCAATGTGAGAAAGCTTCCGGATCTTTCAAAACCCTTGCATAAAGGCGGGTACGGAATGTATTATCACTTTGATTATGTGGGCGGGCCGAGAAATTCTAAATGGATCAATATCAGTCCGATTCAACGGGTTTGGGAACAGATGAATCTTTCGTATGAGCATAAAGTGGATAAAGTTTGGGTAGTCAACGTGGGCGACTTAAAACCAATGGAATTCCCAATCAGCTTCTTTTTGGAAATGGCCTGGAATCCGAAACAGTTTAACTCTAAAAACCTTTTAGAATATACCGAAAAATGGGCTGCACAGCAGTTTGGAGAGAAACATTCAAAGGAAATTGCAAGAATGATTAACCTGTATGCAAAATACAATCGCAGAGTAACTCCGGAAACGCTTGACAGCAAAACATTCAGCCTTGAAAATTATAATGAATTCGAAACGGTGCTGAACGATTACAGAGCGTTGGCGGTGGATGCATTACGTCTGAAAGACCAGATTCCTGCACAATATCAGGACGCCTATTATCAGTTGGTTCTTTATCCGATCGATGCGTGCAGCAATTTATATGAAATGTATTATGCCGTGGCTAAAAATAAAGAGTTAGCTGCCAAAAAAGATATTCAGGCCAATGATTATGCAGATAAAGTGAAAGAATGTTTTGAAAGAAATGCTTATCTCGACAATAAATATAACAATGAAATTGCCCATGGAAAATGGACACATATGATGGATCAGATGAAGATAGGTTACAAAGCATGGTTTGACGGAAAAGCAAATGTAATGCCTGAAGTGACTTATATTTCCGGGGCCGATGTACCGAAAGAGAAAGTATTTGCAGAAAAAAACGGCTATGTTTCTATTGAAGCGGAAAATTTTGCAAGAATGAGTAATTCAGGCAGGATTCATTGGGAAATTATTCCAGATTTCGGGAAGACAAAATCCGGGATCACTACTTTTCCACAGAATGCCTATCCGAAATCCGATGAAAACATTTACCTGGAATATGATATTAATTTTGAATCTAAAGGGAATTTTGAAGTTCAGCTCCTGTTGGCACCGACTTTAAATTTCAATCATAATAAAGGATTACGCTATGAAATTTCATTTGACGGAGGAAAACCGGAGACCGTCAATTTCAACGGACACTACCGCGGAGAATTAGGAAAATGGCAGTCGGAACACATCATTAAATCAGTGACAAAACATCAGATTTCACAACCTGGGAAACATACGTTGAGATTCAGGGTGCTGGAACCGGGAATTGTTTTAGAGAAAATACTGATTGATACGGGAGGTCTTAAACCAAGTTATCTGGGAGCTCCTCAGAGTGATTATTCAGAAAAATAAATGAAGATGATAATTGTTGAAAATTAATGATTGTGAATCTAATGAAGGGATAATTTTCAGAAAAAGAAGCTGAAATATTAATTAGCGATAACCTTAAACCTATTCATTAGACCCATTTAACATCACAAATTAAACAACTTATTACTATGAAAAAAATCTTCAAATTAGTACTTGTAATGATTACAGGTATTGCAGTTTCAGTACAGCTGAATGCACAAAATCTGCAGGCAAAAGTAAAGATTGACAAGAGTATTGCTTACCAGAAAATAACAGGTTTCGGTGGCTTTGTCTGCAGTCCGCAGTTTGGGTACAACCACATGACGACCACAGAAATACAGAAGCTTTGGGGCGCAGGCAGTGTAGCAGGATATAATATCATGCGTCTTTATATTCCTGAACAAAGCAGCAACTGGAGTGCAGCCCTTGCGACAGCCCAGCTGGCAAAATCTATGGGACTTACCATATTCGCCAGCCCATGGACGATGCCTGCAGAATGGAAAACCAATAACCACGTGAACGCAGTATATACCGATCCAAACGGCGTACAGCAAGTCGGCTATCTTAAGCCGGAAAAATATCAGGATTATGCCCTGTATCTCAACAGTTTTGTGACCTATTTGCAAAATAACGGTGTTGCACTGGATTATATTTCTATACAAAATGAGCCCGATGAAATGGCTCAGTATCAGGGTTGTATCTGGACACCGGCCCAAATTGCAAGCTTTGTTAAAAACTACGGTCAGCTTATCAACTGTAAGGTCATTGCGCCGGAAAGTGTAGGTTTTACGGATAATTATGCCAATGCCTTCTTAGATCCTCTGGTAATGGCAAATTTTGAAGTGTACGGAGGTCATCAGTACGGTTCCATGCAGTCTGTTTATAAGCAGTTTCAGAATCATAACAAAGAAATATGGCAGACAGAATATCTGATCAACTGGAATTCTCCCAGCAGCCAGACGCCAAGAGATTTTTTATGGGATACCGATGGTTTCACGTTCGCAAAAAGTGTCAATAATGCGTTGCTTGGAAATGTAAATGCGTGGATTCATTACGCTTCAAAAAGATATTACGGACTGATGGGAGACGGCTCATACGGAACCGTTGCCGGGGAAATGACCAAAAGAGGATATATTTTATCCCAATATGCTAAAAATACCACAGGCAAAACCAGAATTGATGCAAAATGGGAAACCTCAACCGGAACGTTGGAAGGTTCTTCTTATATTTCGTTGGACGGCAACCAGATCACCCTTGTTGTTATCAATTCCTCTTCAAATACCTATGATCTTAAAGTTGATCTGCCATTTTTTACGACTTCGGGAGTCCAGACCACCACGTCACAATCCTTGAATATGACTTCATCACCTTTTTCTTTCAGTACGGCGAGTTTTCGTCCGACGGTTCAGGTCAGCCCTTCCAGTGTAATGACTTTTGTTTTTAATAAAAGTGGCGACAGACCGTTATCATTAATGACGGGTGGTGATGTTCATTATAATAAAATTGAAACTCAGCTCCCGACCAATTCAGCATTTGGGACTAATTATCAGCTGAGCGGAAAAACGGTTACGTTCTATAATTCCACTCCGTTGATAAGCTCAAACACAGACGCCAACAGCGGATATTTAAATCTTGACGACCGTTACAATAAGTTAATTTTTCATGTATTAAACTATACAACGAGCAACTTGCCGACTTCTTCCAATACGACATTATATTACGTTGATGCCAACGGAACGGTAAGAAATCATAATTATGGCAGTGTCGCATTTCCTGCACCGGGTTCGGGAAGTTTCAATCTGGTATTTGATATTTCCAGAGCAGTTCTTCCGTATGGCTGCAAAGGAATTATTGGACTTCGAAGCGGAAATTACAGCTCCATTCTTACCCTCACGTTAGGTGATGTTTATTTCAATATAGGTAATGAGAGAGCGTCAAAATTTGCAGCGGCTTACTCGCTTACCGACAGTAATCTTATGGATGCCCTGGAAAATGAATATTATACATCCGTAGATTTCAGAGATGTTACAGGAAACACATCGGCAGATACCTGGATTAATGCTTCTGCCAATCGTAACAGTATTTTTTATGTGAACGGAAGTGTCAGCAATACTAATGTCAATGTAGTTTCAGGCAATTTCTGTCAAAATCTTAGTCTTTCTGATTTGGGTAAAGATTTTCAGGTACCTTTTGGTTTTACAGCAAATTCTGCTGCGTATACAAGAACCTTCAATGGATACGGAATCGTTATTTTACCTTTTCAGTCAGCCATTCCTTCGGGAACTACAGCATATACAATGCAGCCAAATTCAGGAAGTGTAATTTGTACTCAGATTTCTAATGGGGTTATTCCTGCGAATACTCCTGTGTTAATCAATGCTACAGGAAGTAAAACATTCACAGGATCAGGCGCTGTATCTACACCAAAAGCAATTACAGTCAATCAGATAAATGGTGTTTATCAATCTATAAAAGTGGCCGCGGGAGGATATGTACTGAAAACAGAAAACGGTGTTACAGGATTTTATAAAGTAACAGCGGGCAATGAACCAACAGTCAATTCATTCCAGGGATATCTTACTGAAAACAATACATATACGGATAATTTTCTTCCATTGAGCTTTGCTACATTGAAAGTTGATAATATAATGGCAGCGAAAAGGGATATTATTTTATATCCAAATCCAGCCAAAACCGAAATTTTTGTTGATTGGAAAGCGACTGATGCAGTTTATTTAATTATTGATGCAAAAGGAAGTACAGTTTCTTATAATACAAAACTGACCAAGGGTAAAAACAGAATTGATATTTCAAAACTTCCTACAGGAGTATATTTTATTGAAATTTCCGGTTCAGGAGAAAACATTAAAACTAAATTTATAAAACAATAATCTTAATCATATTTAATTAAAATTTGCTTTTAATAAAGTTACCGGGTCATTCCGGTGACTTTTTTTCTTTATAACTTATAATTAAGTGTAATATGTACATTTATTAAAAATAGAATCTTATATTTGTCTTTATCACATTGTAAAGAAATATTCGGTAATGATATTTAAGATAATTTAATTAAA
This region includes:
- a CDS encoding glycoside hydrolase family 43 protein, which gives rise to MKNNTIKLIISSLLMGCAGIVTAQNPIIQTAYTADPAPMVYNDRLYVYTTHDEDDSTWFTMNNWKVFSTNDMVNWTDHGVILSYNDFDWAKRDAWAAQCIERNGKFFMYVPMISKTNNKGAIGVAVADSPFGPFHDPLGKPLVQSEWGDIDPTVFIDDDGQAHMYWGNPKLKYVKLNENMISYSGDIVEVPMTEEAFGKREGNPERPTKYEEGPWLYKRKNLYYLFWPGGPLPEFIGYSTSKSAQGPWKYGGIIMPAEGKSFTNHPGVIDFRGKTYFFYHNGALPGGSGFTRSVSVQELNFNKDGSISSFKMTNGIMKAIAAINPYSFNQAEMIAWSENVKSYQNKTAGVFIKAKKNGAYSSVKNVDFGKDGATTFSARVGTTHNSGVTMDVRLDSLDGPIAATVKVPLTGGDDRFETVTVNVSNKIAGLHNLYFVFNGKAEKDIMFLDYWLFSK
- a CDS encoding glycoside hydrolase family 97 protein, with the translated sequence MKKVTLVFLLFISFCLLSEVKAQVTEVSSPDGKLKLNVFSEGGKAMYSVSFQGKTMLDKSPLGLITNESDFSKNLKFINTKKDLISKKYSNEKIKKSDIEYKANTLTVNFMNADQFNIGIEFQISDNNIAFRYDIPPMKDRFSAVVQSEVTGYRFPAQTTTFLSPMMKPMTGFARTAPSYESGYKADAELGTKADYGYVFPGLFHIGNEGWVLLSETGVNSLYCASHLETTSDKNLYRVAYPDTAENNGFGSSGSAISLPGKTPWRTITIGDSLKPIVETTIPFDVVEPLYEPSQKYQFGRSTWSWILWQDNSMNYDDQSLFIDLASKLGYEFILIDALWDKNIGKDRMKELIQYAKSKNVGVLLWYNSNGAANDAPMGPRNKMSSSVERKKEMKWLKEFGVKGLKVDFFGGDKQETMRLYEDILSDANDFGLTIIFHGATLPRGWEVMYPNYAGSEAVLASEMLYFSEDVRKQEAFFATLHPFIRNTVGSMEFGGTFLNRFLTKSNKDKNKRLTTDGFQLATAVLFQNPIQMFAVMPNNLTDVPKFQLDFMKSIPTLWDETIFIDGYPGKYSVIARRHQDQWYVAGVNAEKTVKKLKINLPMLVNKNLELINDDKNEATFKKSVSVNKKGEFEIEIQPNGGFVLTN
- a CDS encoding glycosyl hydrolase 115 family protein; this encodes MNRLTILFFFVLLFGAYSHIKATERFITTEKTNESILLKDKSVSISIFTNNNIDAGIMRAVKNLQSDFEKVTGTQPTFLNQISGINSPLIIIGTVGTKSVIDDLIKQKKIDGKSLNGKTEKYIIQNVSNPFPGVSEAIVIAGSDKRGTIYGIYEMSQQIGVSPWNYWADVPVETKENLYFKKGIYTDGEPAVEYRGIFLNDEEPSLGGWARATFGGINSKFYEKVFELILRLKGNYLWPAMWGKAFYDDDALSGPLANEMGIVMGTSHHEPMAQAQTDWHRYIKRNNLPNVWDYSKNSKVLQEFWKAGIVRSKNWEKLVTVGMRGDGDEAMGEGTNISLLENIVRDQRKIIQDVTGKNPSKTPQVWALYKEVQDYYDKGMRVPDDVILLFCDDNWGNVRKLPDLSKPLHKGGYGMYYHFDYVGGPRNSKWINISPIQRVWEQMNLSYEHKVDKVWVVNVGDLKPMEFPISFFLEMAWNPKQFNSKNLLEYTEKWAAQQFGEKHSKEIARMINLYAKYNRRVTPETLDSKTFSLENYNEFETVLNDYRALAVDALRLKDQIPAQYQDAYYQLVLYPIDACSNLYEMYYAVAKNKELAAKKDIQANDYADKVKECFERNAYLDNKYNNEIAHGKWTHMMDQMKIGYKAWFDGKANVMPEVTYISGADVPKEKVFAEKNGYVSIEAENFARMSNSGRIHWEIIPDFGKTKSGITTFPQNAYPKSDENIYLEYDINFESKGNFEVQLLLAPTLNFNHNKGLRYEISFDGGKPETVNFNGHYRGELGKWQSEHIIKSVTKHQISQPGKHTLRFRVLEPGIVLEKILIDTGGLKPSYLGAPQSDYSEK
- a CDS encoding glycoside hydrolase family 31 protein, with protein sequence MITRMNFKKIKAYITTITLVSITGQYANAQSYKKTDTGLSFSTADMNVEVKFYGLHTVRIIKYPAGKSFIKNSLSVIKHEQKTKFSVTENKDVIVIKTNDLQVSVNTKNGEIAYTTVSGKQLLKEKGSDFKPFNDAGNPTYSVTQFFQLEKDEPIYGLGILQNGKLSQRNQDIRMVQNNTWDFVPFFQSVKGYGIFWDNYSPTQFTDKPDKTSFSSEVGEGVDYYFIYGKNADGVIAGMRNLTGNVPMFPLWTYGFWQSKERYKSQDEIVDVVKKYRDLKVPLDGIIQDWQYWGNNYQWNAMDFISPDFPDAKKMINDIHGMNAHLSVSIWSSFGPMTNQYREMDKKGMLFNFKTWPESGREVWPPDMNYPSGVRVYDAYNPGARDIYWKYLNKGVFSLGVDTWWMDSTEPDHLSQKPEDLDTKTYLGSFRKVRNAYPLMAVGGVYDHQRATTRDKRVFILTRSAFAGQQRYGANTWSGDVNSSWESLRNQVPAGLNFTLTGNPNFNSDIGGFFAGTYKKGWNESSGSKNPMFQELYVRWLQYGTFTPMMRSHGTDVPREIYQFGKKGEPIYDAVEKFIRLRYSLLPYMYSVSWDVSKNQSSFMRLLAMDFSADKKTWNINNEYMFGKSFLVAPVLNAQYTPEKIVKTNEQDGWDKKEETKKGASAADVDFTQNKSVKVYLPSGSVWFDYWTNAKHKGGQEIEKTVNIQNIPLYVKGGSIIPFGPDVQYATEKKWDNLTLKIYPGSDADFVLYEDEFDNYNYEKGDYTEIPMHWNEKSQTLTINARKGKYKGMIENRNFIIILPNGQQKTVTYSGKNSKVMF
- a CDS encoding glycoside hydrolase family 43 protein; this encodes MIKKTLLKYTLNIGLLFGGSWLSAQNPVIQTKFTADPAPMVYKDTVFLYTSHDEDDAFGFKMKDWLLYTSTDMVNWTDHGVVASLKDFKWTDPENGAWAPQVIERNGKFYIYCPMPGQRGIGVLVADSPYGPFKDPIGKPLVKNSSDDIDPTVLIDDDGQAYLYWGNPNLWYVKLNKDMISVDGSIVKDPSIAKVKDAPDPFHYQEGPWVWQRNGNYYMAYASTCCPEGIGYAMGKSATGPWEYRGMIMDSDKRSNGNHPGIIDYKGKTYVFGFNYNLGKQTISKHYERRSICVSEMIYNADGTIQKLPFWNPEGVKRIGVLNPYNKVEAETMAYSEGLKTEKMTEWERNNPYDTGKKITDRLVVSSINNGDYIKVQGVDFSKGTKFLEISVASMNGGSIEIHTDVLDGPISGTVQVTGKAEGDLFKTIKSPVKNITGVHDVYFVFKGNKDLFYFDWWKFSSN